CTTTGCAAGAAATTATGACTGCTTGTTATGGAAAAAATGTAAGTTATCAAACATAGTTATTAAAATAAGTGAAATTTTTGGAGTGCCGCCATGGCACTCAGAAAACTTCATCAACTTGTAAATTATTTTTACTTAATTATTTTTTGTTGGAATACCAATCCCATTTTTAAACACATCAATTTCATTTTCCAGTTCCCTTAAATCATTTCGGACATAATGCTCATTATCATTTCCAAGCCTAAAAGTTCGTACTAACGGACTATTTTTATGATTAACTTCAAACATATATTCCTCCACAACCATCTTTTTACGATTATTAGCCGAATCATCTTCAAAATCTATAACAAGTGTCACATTCAAATCAGAAAGTTCATTAATATCAATTCCTTTTTCATTTACTAAATAGTTCAAAATACTTTGCTTTATTACAAATTCCAGATCTTCTTCGATTATTTCACGTGGTTTTTCAATATTTTGTGTCAAATATAAAATAGTCTTATCTAAAAAAATCATCTTTTTTCCTTTCTTTATTTATTTAATTATATAAATTTTTTCTAAATATTCAATTAAGTTATTTTCTAAATTTTCTTCAGTTTTTTTGTTAATAACGATTTTTACTATTTTTATTATGCTCCTTCTCTTTATATTTTCGCAGGATTGCTCATTGCCGCAAATCCTGCACCTATGGCTAGACTACGACTTTTATTTGCCCAACTCCGAAACTCCTCCTTACAGTCGTCAAACAGTCGTAGTTGAACAAATAAAAGCTCCGTCGATTTATTAAAATAAAAAAAGTTTATTTTGTTATAATTTAAACTTTTTTAATGGAAATTAATCAAAATTTGTTAAAAATAATATTTGTTATAAATTTCTGAGATTTTTGTTTTAGTTAAATTAACCATTATAATTAAACTAAAAATTGTCGTGATTTTTTTGGAATGAAATTGACTGTCTGAGCTTTTTCAAAACCTTTAAGTTATAATCAGTTTAAGCGTTAATAATAACTTTTGTTAAAAAGCGAGTTTCAATTTTATTTCAAAAAAATGCTTAGACGAGCTGGGATTGTAAAGGGGATGGCGACTGATCCCCTTTACGTAAAATATAAATTAATAGAAAAATTTTTATTAACTAAAATAATTAAAAAAATTTAGAAAATAATTTAATTGATGATTTTAGAAAAATAGATTTTAAATAGATTATACAATAAAAAAACTTTAAAAACAAATTTTTTTAGTTTGCCTTTAAAGTTTTTATAAAATTGATAAATTTTTTGAAATTAGAATTTATGTGTGTAACCAAGTGTGAATACGTTTATGTTCTTGTCGTATTTTACTTTTGATTTATCAATGTGGATTCCTGGAAGTGAAGTTTGTTCACGTTTTCCGTTGGAAGAGTTGTAATTTACGTGGGCAATTCCAAATTTCCATTCTGAAGATTCTGTTGGTTTGTATGTTAATCCTGTTGCATAAATTTGCGAGTTTATTGCGTATTCCACATCAGAGAATGATTCTCTTTTGGCACCTGTGTCTGCGTAATTGAATCCAGCGTGCCAAGTAAATTTGTCGTTTATTCTGTAATCTACTCCAAAGTTTATTTCGTATCCATCGTTATATTTAAATCTGTCCATTTTTGCGGCTTTGTTGAAGTAATGTGTGTATCCGCTTGAAAGAGTCCATTTATCAATGTCCTTTGATACTCCTAATGCCAGAACTCCTGGCAAGTCACGTCTTGAATGTACACCGTCTGCATATTCAGGATAGAAGAATGAAATTCCAAGAGAACGTCCTCTGAATAACATTTTGTTGTTTTCCTCTGCTTTTGACTTGAATTTTAATTTTACAGGAGTTTCGTATTTTACTGCAAAGTTTAGAGTGTCAGTAGGTTTGTAGTCAAAGCCGATAACTGCTCCGATACCTTTGGCATCCCTTTTTGAGTTCATTGTTAAATAATTTTTACTAAGTCCAATTGCGGCACCTACACGTGAATTGTAGCCATATTGAGCTTCTCCATCTAATTTTCTGTGGGCGTAAACATATTTTACTCCTCCAGACATTGAGAAATTGTCGTTAATTTTATATGCTCCACCAAGCATTAGCTGATAATAACGGTTTTGTCCTGTAAAACGGCTTTTTACAACAGTTGCACCAAGTCTGCCGCCTGTTAAGTTATTAAAAGTTTCACCAGCCAGCTCAATTCCTGCTACTCCGCTTTTATAACGTAGAGTTGCTCCACCTGCGATAACACTTAAATTTCCAAAAAGTGAATAGTTGTCTTTTTTGTGTAAAAGGTTAAAAGATGGTGCTCCTGCATATCTGTCTGATTTGAATTTTTTTCCCTTCAATGTC
The nucleotide sequence above comes from Leptotrichia trevisanii DSM 22070. Encoded proteins:
- a CDS encoding OmpP1/FadL family transporter encodes the protein MKLKIAIMSILTAIFANAASIDYLSNNSASYFQNPSQTGQISVEGVFYNPAGTAFLDDGTYINANLQNSLIEESMTLKGKKFKSDRYAGAPSFNLLHKKDNYSLFGNLSVIAGGATLRYKSGVAGIELAGETFNNLTGGRLGATVVKSRFTGQNRYYQLMLGGAYKINDNFSMSGGVKYVYAHRKLDGEAQYGYNSRVGAAIGLSKNYLTMNSKRDAKGIGAVIGFDYKPTDTLNFAVKYETPVKLKFKSKAEENNKMLFRGRSLGISFFYPEYADGVHSRRDLPGVLALGVSKDIDKWTLSSGYTHYFNKAAKMDRFKYNDGYEINFGVDYRINDKFTWHAGFNYADTGAKRESFSDVEYAINSQIYATGLTYKPTESSEWKFGIAHVNYNSSNGKREQTSLPGIHIDKSKVKYDKNINVFTLGYTHKF